The sequence GATAAAGACTTAAGTCGATTTGAAGTACAATATTATTAATTTGGGTCTAAAGATCTTAAACATTTTGGGTTTGGAGTTTATGCCTTCAACCTTATGATTCATAAACAAAAACCTTTTCACAAATCAAGTCAGAATATGGTCATTTGATTTTTCTTATATTCTTTCATGGTTTCCTTTTCATACATTTCACATCTTCTGAAATGAAATGTTGGTCTCTTTGGCTTCAAGCTACCATATAAACCAAGTGTTCTGCAGGATTCCAATTTATTCACAGGAGCACGAAGCCTGTCTCCAGTGCAAAACAAGACAATACAATAGTTTTTGTTCATGTCAATTTGATGCCTTCACTTAGCTTTTAGTTCCATTTTTCTTATACTCTTGTCCAAGATTAGGTGAATCGTCTCTGAGCTGTACTTCTTTTCCCTCTTGTCCAGGTTTAGATAGATGTCAGTCTCACATTCAAGTGCTAACAATTGTTGCTAGTCTTTGCACATGACAACATTTCACCATCTTGACTTCACTGTGATTGTTGCTAGTCTTTCGACAGTGCTAATAATCTGCATACTCTTGCGGAAAAAATAATCTTGACTGTCTTCATCTATGTCACCTGAGGGCTCTATTTCATGTGGACACCATTGATTGCCTCAGCATTCAGGAAGCAGCAAGGAAATGTCTACTCATGACAGGGAGATCCATCTTATCATGGATCGAACTGGTCTATCGTAGAGCACCGTTCATATCTTCTTGTTCGGTCTCTGAAGGTAGCATATGAACGCAGATATTGTTTTGATCAGTGCAAACGACCTCCTTACTTCTGCTCAAAGCATGCCTGCATTGCCAGCTCCCCTTCcacgtcttcttcttctcctcctcctcctctccatctATTCTCCAACTCTGGCCACCGAGTTCCTCTTCAATGGGTTCAAAGAAGCTGCTAATTTGAGCTTGGATGCCTCGGCCCTTATCACTTCCAATGGAGTTCTCCAGCTGACCAATGACAGCAAGAGACAGATAGGtcatgcttttctttcttctccgGTGCACATGCTTCACAACCGATCCGTTGCCGCCTCATTCAGCACGGCCTTCGTGTTCGACATCGTCACTGTTAATGGCAGTGGCGGCGATGGCCTGGCCTTTGTTGTTGCCACCTCCAAAACCCTGCCTGGAGCTCAGAATGGCCAGTTCCTTGGACTCCTCAGCACCCAGAACAATGGCAATTTCTCCAATCATCTCTTTGCCATAGAATTCGACACGGTGAAGGCCATTGGACCATTCACTGACATCGATGAGAACCATGTCGGTGTGGATGTCAACAGCCTCGAATCAAATGTCTCAAAGTCCGCCGCCTATTACGCAGATGGTGGGAAGAAGGTGTCGGTAGATCTGCTGAGCGCGCAGCCAATCCAGGCCTGGATCGATTACAACGGTGTCACAAGCATTCTGAACGTGACCATCGCTCCGCTGCCGCTCCCCAGACCACGCCGCCCTCTCATATCGCACGCCATCGATCTATCACCAATTTTCGAGGAGTATATGTACGTTGGGTTCTCCGCCGCTACCGGAAAGCTCATAAGCTACCACTATATCATGGGTTGGAGCTTCAGCACGGATGGAGTCGCGTCGAGCCTCGATCTATCTCAGCTGCCCCTTCCACCAAGGCAAAAGGAAGCATCACCAGCTTCAAAAGCTAGTATACTGAAGACTGCAGTGTTGTCTTCCATTGTGACGCTGCTCTTTATAGTGCTTGTGATCTCCATTTTCATGTACTTAAGGAAGCAAGCGAAACTGTCTGAGAACCTCGAGGACTGGGAGTCGTATTACCCCCACAGGTTCCCATATAAGGAGCTCTACAAAGCAACCAAAGGGTTCCAAGAGACGGAGCTCCTCGGCTCGGGAGGCTTTGGCCAAGTCTACAGGGGCACTCTGCGGCGCACGGGAGAAGTGGTCGCCGTAAAGAAGATCTCCAGCAATTCAAGACAAGGAGTAAGAGAGTTCATAGCCGAGATCTCAAGTTTAGGCCGGATGAGGCACAGGAACTTGGTGCAGCTCCAAGGATGGTGCAAGCGGAACGAGGACCTCCTCCTCGTCTACGACTTCATGCCCAATGGGAGCCTCGACACCTTCCTCTACGACCACGACAAGAGCCAGCAACTGAGTTGGAACCACAGGTTCAAGATCCTCAAGGACATAGCTTTCGGCCTCCTCTACCTGCACGAAGAATGGGAGCAAGTGGTCGTCCACAGAGACATCAAGTCCAACAACGTGCTACTGGACGCCGACATGAACGCAAGGCTGGGTGATTTCGGCCTCGCTAGACTGCACGATCACGGAGAGAATCCTCACACAACCCATGTCGTGGGAACTCTCGGATACATCCCGCCGGAAACGTGCCACGCCGGCAGGGCTGCTCCCAGTTCGGACGTGTTCGCCTACGGCATACTGCTCTTCGAAGTGGCCTGCGGCCGGAGGCCGATACAGCCTACTGCTCCGCCGAGTGAGGTGGTGTTGAT comes from Musa acuminata AAA Group cultivar baxijiao chromosome BXJ3-3, Cavendish_Baxijiao_AAA, whole genome shotgun sequence and encodes:
- the LOC135634403 gene encoding L-type lectin-domain containing receptor kinase SIT2-like; this translates as MNADIVLISANDLLTSAQSMPALPAPLPRLLLLLLLLSIYSPTLATEFLFNGFKEAANLSLDASALITSNGVLQLTNDSKRQIGHAFLSSPVHMLHNRSVAASFSTAFVFDIVTVNGSGGDGLAFVVATSKTLPGAQNGQFLGLLSTQNNGNFSNHLFAIEFDTVKAIGPFTDIDENHVGVDVNSLESNVSKSAAYYADGGKKVSVDLLSAQPIQAWIDYNGVTSILNVTIAPLPLPRPRRPLISHAIDLSPIFEEYMYVGFSAATGKLISYHYIMGWSFSTDGVASSLDLSQLPLPPRQKEASPASKASILKTAVLSSIVTLLFIVLVISIFMYLRKQAKLSENLEDWESYYPHRFPYKELYKATKGFQETELLGSGGFGQVYRGTLRRTGEVVAVKKISSNSRQGVREFIAEISSLGRMRHRNLVQLQGWCKRNEDLLLVYDFMPNGSLDTFLYDHDKSQQLSWNHRFKILKDIAFGLLYLHEEWEQVVVHRDIKSNNVLLDADMNARLGDFGLARLHDHGENPHTTHVVGTLGYIPPETCHAGRAAPSSDVFAYGILLFEVACGRRPIQPTAPPSEVVLMEWVRKCHMEDKLLEVVDPRLGGLYPEQEIKLVLRLGLLCSQSIPEARPTMSQVTRYLDGTDGLTDDVAFVFSEADSMDLASRLSITSSWSGMGSRSLH